The Brassica oleracea var. oleracea cultivar TO1000 chromosome C7, BOL, whole genome shotgun sequence sequence CCAACTGAGTTTCCTAAGCAGAGCGTTGTTGAAACATTGTATGTATCGGAAACCTAACCCGCCATCTCTCTTTGTCTTTGTCATCGTCCCCCAAGAAATCCAAGACATTTTCCGCTGGTCCTGGTTTGAATCCCACCAAAAGCGAGTAAGAGCTGATTGTATCTGTTTATTCCTAAACTAAGTATACAATTTTGATACGGAAATAAAAATATATCTTGAGTAGAGATATGCAAAATTATTGGTAATGCAGGAGGCAAATGGTTAGGAGAGAGTATAGTTTAGTTGGTAGAAACAAAGGGTCGGTGGTGGATAAGAGTATGATAAGCCAACAAAAGACTCTCGTGGGTTCCATGAGCCATACATAGGATATATATCATACAGATAGAGCTGTAAAACGACGTCTAATAAACAACCCCCTCCGCCGGGGCAGGACACAAGACCATATATATGTCTAAAGGGCCCCCGATCATTCTCCTCTTGTTTGATTTTGTCAATTATTTATGTTTATGAGAAGAAGAAAATTGACCCGACTATGTGAAAATGTCCAAACTAAAACTTTGAATATCAAAGAGAGAGAGAGACTGGATGAATAATTAATAGTGATATTGCATCGCATGCCCAAACAATATTGCATAATTAGGGATATACCATTCGACACTATTCAGAACTGTGATTTAAAATTAATGACCATGATACCCCTATTGCCTACGTTTCTTTGAGCTACTTCGACGGCTGTCCACGACTTCGCCGGCCGGGGTGTCCAGAACCAGCCAAGCTTCGTCAACGGTGTACCCTCAGAGATTTTGTCACCGCCGAAGTTGTCTCGCGGCCTCAATCACCGGAAACGAAACGAATCGTCGGCTCCCGAAAACCCTAACCTTCGTATCTCGATTTGAAGCCTCGCCGCCGCAGGTACGAGGAAACCGTGTGAAGGCATTTGGGTTGATTGAGCCTGATGGGTTTTGGGTTTAGATTCTTCTCCATTTAGGGTTCCCCCGTCTCCTCTCTTATCCACCGCCGCACACGCCTCCGAATCCCCCGCCTCCACTGCCAAGCATCTCCACCGCACTCGCCTCAGGCGTGTTCCGAAAACCCTAACCTTCGTATCTCGATTTAAAGCCTCGCCGCCGCAGGTACGAGGAAGAACACACATCACCACAGCTCCAGTCGAAGAGGAGAATCAACGCCGACGGGGTAGCAGATCTGCGAGAACCGCCATCTTGAAAACCGAACCACCGCCAGCAAGCTCCCTCACAGCCGTCAGAGACAAACCCTAGAGTCTCAATCTCTAACTTGTGGCTTCCGGCAGAGTCCACGCGTCCTCAAACATAGAACCACTGCCATCAACCGGCCGAGTTACCAAGGACTCCAGAGTTATCGTCGGAGCCACCGCGTCAAGGCTCACCGAACACACAAAAATTGTAGGAGATGCAACTCCAGTCGAATCCAGATCTCGTCTGCTCCGTCAGTTTGTGCAAAGGCCGAAGAAAAAGGAGTGGGCGGGAGACAGAACAAGAACACAAATTCTGTAAAAAAAAAAAGAAGCAGGATAGGAAGATCGAGAAGACGGAGAAGAAGACAACAAGAAGGAGAGAGAAAAGTGGATTCACTTTATTTACAGTCACGTGAGAGAGAGGCCTACAAACTCAATCCTTGAACAACATATCCGAGGGTTCTAAATGTAATTTTGGACACATTTTATCTACAGTAACTACCATACTTTTGCTATATTGGTATATTCTTAATTTCCCACCTTTTTATAGATTTTTAGCTAATTGACTCATTAATAAATCGTGTCTAAAGTCATATTTGGTTTTTTGACCCAGAAAAAAAAGGTCATACTTGGTCTCTCTCTCTCTATTACTGTTATGGGGGTGGGGGGATTTGGCCATCGCTTCTCTCTCTCTCTCTTTCTGTTTGTAATAAGGGGCAAAAGGACGAGAGTTGTGGAGCCCAAAAAGCTAAGGGGGGTGGGGGGGACCTTTCACGTGCTGGCTCCGACCTTGCAATGGTTCGTTGGTCTTTTATGGGTCTTGTCTGCTAGAGAATTTACCAAAGAGAGAGTAGTGGAGTGGAAGATAAAAATATTTTCTACTGTTGTTGCTAATAGAAGAGAGAAGGGATGAGAGAGACGTATCGTTCGGCGACTTGACCAAAATGCTATCTATCTATCTTATCTCCCTTTCTTCATCGCTCACTGTTCTCATACATAGAAGAAAGTTCTCTCTACTTTGCCAACGACAAGTCCCTTCTTTTTTTTGTTGGTTAATATATTAAATTGGTCTTCTTCTTCTTCCTCATAGATAACTTGCTTTATTATTATTATTAAGAAAAAGGGTAGGTAATATTATTATTATTATTATTATTAGTGTGGGTGATCCATCCGTAGATCTGCAACTGAGAAATTCCACAAGCCCACATCTTCCTTCCTTGGACAAGATTCCCATCTTACCAAAAGGTAAAGTTTCCATTTTTGAATGAAATCAGCGCCACTTTGTAGTTTGTACTGTTTCTCTCGATTGGCTTTGACTTTCTGATATTATTTGATTCTTGTGCAGTTGGCCCCATTTCATTGCTATGTTGTTGAGTAGAGGGGGGATATCCTATTGTGATATGAGATGAGAGATGAGAGATGAGAGATGCTCTCTGCCTTGATGAACTTTCTCAATGCCTGTCTCTGGCCTACTCGCTCTGACCACCACCACCACCACCAAGATGGAGGTGGAGGCCGTCAAGATGGGCTATTGTGGTTCCGAGACTCGGGTCACCACGTCTTTGGTGACTTCTCCATGGCCGTCGTTCAAGCCAACAACTTGCTCGAGGACCAGAGCCAGCTCGAGTCTGGTTCTCTTTCCTCCTCCTCTGCTCCTCCTTACGGCACCTTTCTTGGCGTCTACGATGGTCACGGCGGCCCTGAGACTTCCCGCTTCATCAACCATCATCTCTTCCTCCATCTCAAGAGTGAGTTAGTAATCAACCCTATATTGCTTTGCTCTACTCATTTCCTTTCTTTCGGAGACTAGTTATTACAGCTACAACTTGTTGTTTTTTACAAAAGGAATTTTGAAAATAAAGTCTTAAGTCACTTTGGGTTGGACCACCACCACTAGGATTTGCTGCGGAGCAAGAGTGTATGTCGGCTGATGTGATAAAGAAAGCCTTCCAAGCTACTGAAGAAGGTTTCCTTTCCTTAGTTTCCCATCAATTCCAAACCACGCCTCAACTAGCCACCGTTGGCTCTTGCTGCCTTGTTTGCGTCATCTCCGATGGCACTCTCTACGTTGCCAATGCTGGCGACTCACGTGCCGTCCTCGGACAATTCTTCAAGTCAACTCCTGCTGTGGGGGATGTTCACGCCACTCAGCTCTCTGCTGAGCACAATGCCTCCATTGAGTCTGTGCGACGGGAACTCCACGCCCTGCATCCCGACCATCCTGATATCGTGCTTCTTAAACATAACGTTTGGAGAGTCAAAGGAATCATTCAGGTGAATAATAATGAATAAATAAATAGTCATATTTTTTTTACTTGGTCTGATGAGATGGTGTTTGGTTAATCAAATAGGTTTCAAGATCCATAGGGGATGTGTATCTGAAACGGTCCGAGTTCAACAGGGAGCCACTGTATGCAAAATTCAGACTGAGGGCACCCTTCAGCAGGCCGTTGCTGAGTGCAGAGCCGTCGATCACGGTGCATACACTGCAGCCCCATGACCAGTTTATAATATGTGCCTCCGATGGACTATGGGAACATATGAGCAACCAAGAAGCTGTAGAGATAGTCCATACTCATCCGCGTAACGTGAGAAGAAGAACACACAACACTCATTATTACAATGTTGATGTTGTAAGGTAGTAGTAACACTTGTTGTGGTTGTGGCAGGGGATAGCAAAGAGGCTGGTGAAAATGGCGCTTAAAGAAGCGGCGAAGAAGAGAGAGATGAGGTACTCAGACCTCAAAAAGATAGACAGGGGGGTACGAAGGCATTTCCACGATGACATAACAGTCATAGTTGTCTTCTTCGACACAAGCCTAGTTGTGAGCAGAGCGAGAGGGCCGGCGGTGTCAGTGAGAGGAGCGGGAGTGAACCTTCCTCACAACAGCTTGGCGCCTTGCACCACCGCTGGCGCCTCCTGACCCTCAATTATTTCCATACAAGATGATGATGTGCTGCTTTGTAAACTATTTGTCTATATATATTTAATTATTGTTTATTGTTGTTGGTTGGGGAAGGGATCATCTAGTGGTAGTAAAAAATATATATACATCTGTTTTTTTGCCTTAATGTATTAAACCCCTTGAGCTATGCTGATCATGTTTTCTTTTACAAAAATGTTTTAGAAAGAAGTAAGTGCATTCTTAGCTTAACAAGGTTGTAAAACTTGGAATCGAAACCCCATCCATCCCCAGAGAAGCACAACCGTTTCTTGCCTCAACCAGCTTTAGAAGTTCTTACTACCTTTGGCAGCTCAACGGAATCCAGATCCCCAGGGTATGGAGTCCACAGCCCAAAGCCTCCTCTGCTCTCCTTCATACTCTCTCCTTTCCCTTTCAGTTCCTTTAGACTCTTGACCCACTCTATCTTTGAGGAATGTTCTCTGATGTGAGGGTGCAGTTCAAACAGAGAGTTGTATTCACAGTTCTGAAACATGAACACCTTGAAGGCTCCTTTTAGTCTGTCCACTACGTACCCAAAGCTAAGCTGGTCCCTCGGTGTTAACAGGTGTACCTCGTTGAACCACAGGCAGCTGAACAGATTGTTCATTGCAGTGTGTTCTCTTATTATCACCGCTCCCTCTGGAACATCTGTGTGTAACGCAAAACAAGAGAATGGTCTTAGTATTATTATTATCAATAAGGAGACATTGATGAGGACATTGTTTTGTTTATGTAAATTACCACTAACAGTGCTCTTCTTGATGCTCCATGGTTCTAAGCCCTCGTACCGATATATTTTCATCTGAAGATCAACCAGAGGTCGGGCATATCGCTTTCTCCTCTTGCACGCATCAGCTTCCTCGTATATGTTTCGGTGATGTTTGTGTTGAGCAATGGCAAAGGTATGCTTCCCACGCCACAAATACCTGCAAATCCGGAACATGCATATATATATATATATATATATATATTTTAGCAATTTATTGTAAAGTGAAAGTGAATATCAATCCATCCTAGTCTGCTAGCTAGCTCCTTCCTAATAAAAAAAAAAAGTTGGATGCAGTTAATTATTATACCTTTCTAAAATAAGCAAGGGATCAACGATAAGCTCCATTTTGGCATCAATCCAAATGCTGTAGCGAGCTTGAGGGAACAACCTGTGAGTTAAGATTTTGGGGACTTTACCGTTCCTCCGAGGTTCATCATAAGGAGGAGTTTTCAGTAGAATAAGACGCCAAATGCCAACCCAATCGCCTCCTTGGGAATCTTGCCTCACAGTAGCGTTAGACCTCAGGAAATCGAGAGAGAGCTCGTCAACCACCATAAGGAAACAGAAGAGGTTCTTGGAACGCTTACTAATGTTAGAGGGCTGGTGGGGTTGATCATAAGCATCGAAAATCCCAGTGGCAACCACAAATTTACATTTCTGAACGTAGTGTTTGTCCAGAGACGACATTTCAGCGCCACCACCTGGCATGAACCCGCAATGGACCTGAAAGGGAATTAATAATCAAAACTGGAAGTAAATAGTGGGAAGAATGGATAGGGCAGACCTTCATCTGGGGTTTGAGTATAAAGCTTTCTTGACGTTGAGACCAGCTAATGTTGCCACCAAAGAGAGGAAAGGGAGAGTTGGAGGAAAGATCATCATCCTCTGTAATGTAGGTCAGGTTGGTGACAATAGAATCAGGGGTTATAGAAGTGGGAAGGAGCACCTTATCAGGGTCATAGGCTACCGGAATGGGGCATCCTAAGAAATGAAGAGAAAGAGAGTGTTACACAAGGTAAAAAAGAAAAAGAAAAAGTGACTTACGGTGCTGGGGTTTAGGTACAAAGCCAATGGTGTCTAAGACGACATAGAGTCTGCCTTCTTTGTTGCAAATGGCTGCCAAGTGAATAATAACCCCAAAAACATTCATCAATTGAACCAATTTTTTTCAAAAGAAGAAACAAGAAAGAATGAAAAGGATCATATAGCAATAATAATACCAGAGAAGAAGGAAAGGGAAGATTGACAAGACCAAACATGAAAGAGGAGGGCAAGAATAATGAGAAGCATCCACAGAATGCCTCCAACTAGAAGCAGACGAAGGAACCCTGCCTTCCATATTGTTTTTATTCCGTAATCAGAGTGGAGTCTACTGGGAGAGAACAACGCACCACCTCCACCCTCCTCTGTTACACACACAAACCACTTCCCCCATTTAGCTTCCTCTTCTTGTAAATGTCCAACAAGAAATATAAGAAAAAAAAAGAAAGGGCAGACCTTTATTAGATTGATTACTCCTTTCTCCTCGGCGGCTCAACCGCACCGCAAGTGATCTCTGAAAATCACTCATCATCTTCACCACAGCCCCCAGATCTCCCTCTCCTAATAATCGGATGATGATGATTCATCCATCACTCTGGATCTCGCACTCTTTCTTTCTATTGCCGACTTTAGCTTTGGTTTACTAATTTCGCAATACCGAACCGGGCCGGTTATAAACCCCACATACATACACGCCAAAATATCCCAAATTGGAAAACCAAACCAAATCCCATCTTCTACCGAACCAAGAGTAGATCTAAAAATTTGCTATACGAATATTTCAAACCAAGTCCAAAATGTAAAAATTACTTTAAAATTTTATTGAAATTTGACTACAAATTAGAAAAAAATTAGAGACATTTGCTTTCATGGTCAAATTTCATTGAAGCATTTAATTTCTCGTTTAAATATTAGTTTAGCAGATTTTATTGGTGAAAGTTGCTCGAAAAGTTTGTTTGAGAAAGCTTGATATATAGTACTCACTAAAATCTACATATCCAAATATGTTTAAAATATTCTCTCAACATTTTACAAGTTAAATTTAAGATTAAATACATGACAAAACTTCCCAGGATTATATGCACTTTTTTGTTTAGTCATTAGGGGACAATTGTAATTTTACTACATTTTATGTTATTTTGTATTTGATTATAGATTTGCATTCGAATACTAGTTTTAAGTTATTTTGGCTAATTGCCCGTTTTTAAAATGTGATAATAAATTAATTTGTACAATATTTTGAACTTAATAAGGTTTTGTGTTATTTGATGTAAGAATACATTTTGAAATGAATGAATTTCAAGTATATAGTATTTAAATAATACAAATAGAGCTATTTGGTAAAGAATTATGCATAACTTGTCATTTATTTCCAAACAGAATATATATCTAAATGATAGTGGTTAATCAACTCTATTATAGATTGGTGTGGATGAAGTACGTAATATAAATGTGATCTACGGAGTGATGATGGGTCTCTGCATGTTGGAGGCTCGACCACACAATAAAGCATTCTTGGGCACAAGATATTCATCTCTGAGAGAGTGAACCGAAGAGTAAACTCGTAGATACAACTGTTGACCTAAGTATTGTCTCGCCCAGAACTCGCTCCTTAGATTCCACATCCCCACATTATCCAATGCCACATATACGGCTGTCCATGATTCTGGATACACCTACAATAAATTTTAAAAATTAAACACACACACATTTCAATTTGATTTGCGGTTCATATATATATATATATATATACAGAAAATGTTTAGGTACCTGAGTAGTTGAGCGAGAAACAGCATCCATGAGGTTATACTCTCGTCTGCTCGCATGTGACCATGTTCCTCTATCCATTCTGTGGACAAGTCACATAGGTTATATTCGACAACTTTCACATAAGTATTAGATGTGTATATGATTAATCTCCACATCATATAGTATGATCATTTAGCTATAGTTCTCACCCAACAACCCAGAAGCTGTATCCATCTAGGTGGTAATTCTGAACGATCTTCTCGCGGTTTTGAAAGACAATCTCAATAAACGCCCTGTGGTTTGCTCCCATCACTGCCGTGTCCAGCCTTATCCCCCCTCCTTCTCCTCTTCTCGGCTGGTCATGGATGCTTCCCATTTTGAAAACACCTCTGATGTTAAAGTAATCCGCCAGCTTCAGCGGAGTGTCCGAATGCACAAACGACACGCCGTTTATGGCATAGCGTTGCTTCCTCTTCACGAGGGCTGCTGAGCTTTCTAGTACTAAAGTCCTAGAGATATTGATTAGTCCATAATGGTACGAGCCCTGAGGGTTGGGCCTTGGCCCGGACGCTGTCAGGTTGGTCCTAATGGATCGAGCTTGTTTGATAGACCAGTCTAGTTCATCGGCAGGCCCCATAGCAGAGAGAGAAGCAGAAGAGAGGCTTTGTCTGGAGTTGGAGTAGTGAAGAGTAGATCCGACCAGGATCTTCTTGGCGGCAAATCTAGTGGCAACTACGATGGAATAGTCTTTCTCAGGCTGGTCCATGGTGACCAGGACAGAGTAAGACTGACCAACGTGAATGTCGAGTGAGGAATACATGGACTGGATCGTGTGGGTTCCCTCAACCTCAACGAGCTTCATCTGATGGTCTACTATTTTGAAATTTAGCGAGTGTTGAAGCCCAACATTCGATATTCTGAATCTGTACGTTTTACCTGATCAAATATGTCCACAAAAAGTGATGAGATGGAGAATTAATTCTTCATATTAAAGTTAATTTGTGTGTATTTAATTTTATTAAGATGAACCTTTGTCAACGGTGAGAGAAGAAGAAAAGTTGACACCATTCCCATTGATCAAAACCTTATCAGGCAAGGGTAGCCTGTGACCTCTATCCAAAAGTGCCTTCAAATTCTGAATTGTGTGCATTTGATATTTATTTATGGGAATCATATCATCATATATATGACAAGTAATGCTATTGAATCAAAGAACTATATTTCTCAAAGAACGCTTTGTTAAAACTCTCTCAATGCTTTAGAAAACAACTCAAAAAACTAAAGCTCTCAAACTCATAAGATATGCAAACACCCTTGCATCTCTTTATATAACTTTATAATTATCCTAAACTCATTAGGATTAACACAACTCTATTTCCTAATCCTTTAGATAAATTCAAACACAATAGGATTAGGTAGCTTGTACTCTAAGCTATTTCATGCTTATCTCAACACTNNNNNNNNNNNNNNNNNNNNNNNNNNNNNNNNNNNNNNNNNNNNNNNNNNNNNNNNNNNNNNNNNNNNNNNNNNNNNNNNNNNNNNNNNNNNNNNNNNNNNNNNNNNNNNNNNNNNNNNNNNNNNNNNNNNNNNNNNNNNNNNNNNNNNNNNNNNNNNNNNNNNNNNNNNNNNNNNNNNNNNNNNNNNNNNNNNNNNNNNNNNNNNNNNNNNNNNNNNNNNNNNNNNNNNNNNNNNNNNNNNNNNNNNNNNNNNNNNNNNNNNNNNNNNNNNNNNNNNNNNNNNNNNNNNNNNNNNNNNNNNNNNNNNNNNNNNNNNNNNNNNNNNNNNNNNNNNNNNNNNNNNNNNNNNNNNNNNNNNNNNNNNNNNNNNNNNNNNNNNNNNNNNNNNNNNNNNNNNNNNNNNNNNNNNNNNNNNNNNNNNNNNNNNNNNNNNNNNNNNNNNNNNNNNNNNNNNNNNNNNNNNNNNNNNNNNNNNNNNNNNNNNNNNNNNNNNNNNNNNNNNNNNNNNNNNNNNNNNNNNNNNNNNNNNNNNNNNNNNNNNNNNNNNNNNNNNNNNNNNNNNNNNNNNNNNNNNNNNNNNNNNNNNNNNNNNNNNNNNNNNNNNNNNNNNNNNNNNNNNNNNNNNNNNNNNNNNNNNNNNNNNNNNNNNNNNNNNNNNNNNNNNNNNNNNNNNNNNNNNNNNNNNNNNNNNNNNNNNNNNNNNNNNNNNNNNNNNNNNNNNNNNNNNNNNNNNNNNNNNNNNNNNNNNNNNNNNNNNNNNNNNNNNNNNNNNNNNNNNNNNNNNNNNNNNNNNNNNNNNNNNNNNNNNNNNNNNNNNNNNNNNNNNNNNNNNNNNNNNNNNNNNNNNNNNNNNNNNNNNNNNNNNNNNNNNNNNNNNNNNNNNNNNNNNNNNNNNNNNNNNNNNNNNNNNNNNNNNNNNNNNNNNNNNNNNNNNNNNNNNNNNNNNNNNNNNNNNNNNNNNNNNNNNNNNNNNNNNNNNNNNNNNNNNNNNNNNNNNNNNNNNNNNNNNNNNNNNNNNNNNNNNNNNNNNNNNNNNNNNNNNNNNNNNNNNNNNNNNNNNNNNNNNNNNNNNNNNNNNNNNNNNNNNNNNNNNNNNNNNNNNNNNNNNNNNNNNNNNNNNNNNNNNNNNNNNNNNNNNNNNNNNNNNNNNNNNNNNNNNNNNNNNNNNNNNNNNNNNNNNNNNNNNNNNNNNNNNNNNNNNNNNNNNNNNNNNNNNNNNNNNNNNNNNNNNNNNNNNNNNNNNNNNNNNNNNNNNNNNNNNNNNNNNNNNNNNNNNNNNNNNNNNNNNNNNNNNNNNNNNNNNNNNNNNNNNNNNNNNNNNNNNNNNNNNNNNNNNNNNNNNNNNNNNNNNNNNNNNNNNNNNNNNNNNNNNNNNNNNNNNNNNNNNNNNNNNNNNNNNNNNNNNNNNNNNNNNNNNNNNNNNNNNNNNNNNNNNNNNNNNNNNNNNNNNNNNNNNNNNNNNNNNNNNNNNNNNNNNNNNNNNNNNNNNNNNNNNNNNNNNNNNNNNNNNNNNNNNNNNNNNNNNNNNNNNNNNNNNNNNNNNNNNNNNNNNNNNNNNNNNNNNNNNNNNNNNNNNNNNNNNNNNNNNNNNNNNNNNNNNNNNNNNNNNNNNNNNNNNNNNNNNNNNNNNNNNNNNNNNNNNNNNNNNNNNNNNNNNNNNNNNNNNNNNNNNNNNNNNNNNNNNNNNNNNNNNNNNNNNNNNNNNNNNNNNNNNNNNNNNNNNNNNNNNNNNNNNNNNNNNNNNNNNNNNNNNNNNNNNNNNNNNNNNNNNNNNNNNNNNNNNNNNNNNNNNNNNNNNNNNNNNNNNNNNNNNNNNNNNNNNNNNNNNNNNNNNNNNNNNNNNNNNNNNNNNNNNNNNNNNNNNNNNNNNNNNNNNNNNNNNNNNNNNNNNNNNNNNNNNNNNNNNNNNNNNNNNNNNNNNNNNNNNNNNNNNNNNNNNNNNNNNNNNNNNNNNNNNNNNNNNNNNNNNNNNNNNNNNNNNNNNNNNNNNNNNNNNNNNNNNNNNNNNNNNNNNNNNNNNNNNNNNNNNNNNNNNNNNNNNNNNNNNNNNNNNNNNNNNNNNNNNNNNNNNNNNNNNNNNNNNNNNNNNNNNNNNNNNNNNNNNNNNNNNNNNNNNNNNNNNNNNNNNNNNNNNNNNNNNNNNNNNNNNNNNNNNNNNNNNNNNNNNNNNNNNNNNNNNNNNNNNNNNNNNNNNNNNNNNNNNNNNNNNNNNNNNNNNNNNNNNNNNNNNNNNNNNNNNNNNNNNNNNNNNNNNNNNNNNNNNNNNNNNNNNNNNNNNNNNNNNNNNNNNNNNNNNNNNNNNNNNNNNNNNNNNNNNNNNNNNNNNNNNNNNNNNNNNNNNNNNNNNNNNNNNNNNNNNNNNNNNNNNNNNNNNNNNNNNNNNNNNNNNNNNNNNNNNNNNNNNNNNNNNNNNNNNNNNNNNNNNNNNNNNNNNNNNNNNNNNNNNNNNNNNNNNNNNNNNNNNNNNNNNNNNNNNNNNNNNNNNNNNNNNNNNNNNNNNNNNNNNNNNNNNNNNNNNNNNNNNNNNNNNNNNNNNNNNNNNNNNNNNNNNNNNNNNNNNNNNNNNNNNNNNNNNNNNNNNNNNNNNNNNNNNNNNNNNNNNNNNNNNNNNNNNNNNNNNNNNNNNNNNNNNNNNNNNNNNNNNNNNNNNNNNNNNNNNNNNNNNNNNNNNNNNNNNNNNNNNNNNNNNNNNNNNNNNNNNNNNNNNNNNNNNNNNNNNNNNNNNNNNNNNNNNNNNNNNNNNNNNNNNNNNNNNNNNNNNNNNNNNNNNNNNNNNNNNNNNNNNNNNNNNNNNNNNNNNNNNNNNNNNNNNNNNNNNNNNNNNNNNNNNNNNNNNNNNNNNNNNNNNNNNNNNNNNNNNNNNNNNNNNNNNNNNNNNNNNNNNNNNNNNNNNNNNNNNNNNNNNNNNNNNNNNNNNNNNNNNNNNNNNNNNNNNNNNNNNNNNNNNNNNNNNNNNNNNNNNNNNNNNNNNNNNNNNNNNNNNNNNNNNNNNNNNNNNNNNNNNNNNNNNNNNNNNNNNNNNNNNNNNNNNNNNNNNNNNNNNNNNNNNNNNNNNNNNNNNNNNNNNNNNNNNNNNNNNNNNNNNNNNNNNNNNNNNNNNNTATTGAATCAAAGAACTATATTTCTCAAAGAACGCTTTGTTAAAACTCTCTCAATGCTTTAGAAAATAACTCAAAAAAAACTAAAGCTCTCAAACTCATAAGATATGCAAACACCCTTGCATCTCTTTATATAACTTTATAATTATCCTAAACTCATTAGGATTAACACAACTCTATTTCCTAATCCTTTAGATAAATTCAAACACAATAGGATTAGGTAGCTTGTACTCTAAGCTATTTCATGCTTATCTCAACAAATGCAATATATAACAAGTTAAGAGAATGTATGTATACCTTGTGGTCATGGTGAGAGTACCAATCGCCGATGAGGAAGGTGAAATCTCCGGCGGGTTCAGGGAAAGGGACGGGGATGCGAGGGCGGCTGAGGACACGGAGGCCACCAAAAGCACCAGCGGCTTTGTGAAAGGCGAGGGAAGGGAAGTAGAAGAAACTACCGATCTGGTCTTTCACTTGGATGACATAAGTATAGTTCTTGCCCGGTGGGATTGGACAAGTAGTCCCATACACTCCATCTTGGTATGAGTTCTTCCTCAGCTGTACACCGTTCCTTCATTTTAAGAATTTTTTTTTTATTTGTTAAATCGTTATATTCTTATTAACGCACGTGAATGAAAACTTGACGTGTACTTCATCATTTTAATATGTAATTCCCTACTGGTCGTCATAACAAGATTTATATATGAACAAACGGCACATGTGCATGCAAATTACCAAGCTTAACTAAAATTATAATGGGCGGAAGTAGATACCAAGACAAGAGAAAGGGCTCGTCGAGATCGTTGTGAACATTGATGATCAGATTGTCATTGGTGACTGAGTAAATCTCCGGTCCAGGAAATTGTCCGTTTATAAGAATTCCCTGTGTAGGCATATTAAACATGCATGATCAAAAGAAGAAGAAGAAGCCACATTGATATTGTGGAAGAAAA is a genomic window containing:
- the LOC106306234 gene encoding probable protein phosphatase 2C 64 isoform X1, whose amino-acid sequence is MLSALMNFLNACLWPTRSDHHHHHQDGGGGRQDGLLWFRDSGHHVFGDFSMAVVQANNLLEDQSQLESGSLSSSSAPPYGTFLGVYDGHGGPETSRFINHHLFLHLKRFAAEQECMSADVIKKAFQATEEGFLSLVSHQFQTTPQLATVGSCCLVCVISDGTLYVANAGDSRAVLGQFFKSTPAVGDVHATQLSAEHNASIESVRRELHALHPDHPDIVLLKHNVWRVKGIIQVSRSIGDVYLKRSEFNREPLYAKFRLRAPFSRPLLSAEPSITVHTLQPHDQFIICASDGLWEHMSNQEAVEIVHTHPRNGIAKRLVKMALKEAAKKREMRYSDLKKIDRGVRRHFHDDITVIVVFFDTSLVVSRARGPAVSVRGAGVNLPHNSLAPCTTAGAS
- the LOC106306234 gene encoding probable protein phosphatase 2C 64 isoform X2, which codes for MPVSGLLALTTTTTTKMEVEAVKMGYCGSETRVTTSLVTSPWPSFKPTTCSRTRASSSLVLFPPPLLLLTAPFLASTMVTAALRLPASSTIISSSISRVRFAAEQECMSADVIKKAFQATEEGFLSLVSHQFQTTPQLATVGSCCLVCVISDGTLYVANAGDSRAVLGQFFKSTPAVGDVHATQLSAEHNASIESVRRELHALHPDHPDIVLLKHNVWRVKGIIQVSRSIGDVYLKRSEFNREPLYAKFRLRAPFSRPLLSAEPSITVHTLQPHDQFIICASDGLWEHMSNQEAVEIVHTHPRNGIAKRLVKMALKEAAKKREMRYSDLKKIDRGVRRHFHDDITVIVVFFDTSLVVSRARGPAVSVRGAGVNLPHNSLAPCTTAGAS
- the LOC106306233 gene encoding uncharacterized protein LOC106306233, producing MMSDFQRSLAVRLSRRGERSNQSNKEEGGGGALFSPSRLHSDYGIKTIWKAGFLRLLLVGGILWMLLIILALLFHVWSCQSSLSFFSAICNKEGRLYVVLDTIGFVPKPQHRCPIPVAYDPDKVLLPTSITPDSIVTNLTYITEDDDLSSNSPFPLFGGNISWSQRQESFILKPQMKVHCGFMPGGGAEMSSLDKHYVQKCKFVVATGIFDAYDQPHQPSNISKRSKNLFCFLMVVDELSLDFLRSNATVRQDSQGGDWVGIWRLILLKTPPYDEPRRNGKVPKILTHRLFPQARYSIWIDAKMELIVDPLLILERYLWRGKHTFAIAQHKHHRNIYEEADACKRRKRYARPLVDLQMKIYRYEGLEPWSIKKSTVSDVPEGAVIIREHTAMNNLFSCLWFNEVHLLTPRDQLSFGYVVDRLKGAFKVFMFQNCEYNSLFELHPHIREHSSKIEWVKSLKELKGKGESMKESRGGFGLWTPYPGDLDSVELPKVVRTSKAG
- the LOC106301466 gene encoding L-ascorbate oxidase homolog, giving the protein MGWWLKYCGLWTIMTIIVSLVQAEDPYRFFDWRVTYGNIYPLGIPQRGILINGQFPGPEIYSVTNDNLIINVHNDLDEPFLLSWNGVQLRKNSYQDGVYGTTCPIPPGKNYTYVIQVKDQIGSFFYFPSLAFHKAAGAFGGLRVLSRPRIPVPFPEPAGDFTFLIGDWYSHHDHKNLKALLDRGHRLPLPDKVLINGNGVNFSSSLTVDKGKTYRFRISNVGLQHSLNFKIVDHQMKLVEVEGTHTIQSMYSSLDIHVGQSYSVLVTMDQPEKDYSIVVATRFAAKKILVGSTLHYSNSRQSLSSASLSAMGPADELDWSIKQARSIRTNLTASGPRPNPQGSYHYGLINISRTLVLESSAALVKRKQRYAINGVSFVHSDTPLKLADYFNIRGVFKMGSIHDQPRRGEGGGIRLDTAVMGANHRAFIEIVFQNREKIVQNYHLDGYSFWVVGMDRGTWSHASRREYNLMDAVSRSTTQVYPESWTAVYVALDNVGMWNLRSEFWARQYLGQQLYLRVYSSVHSLRDEYLVPKNALLCGRASNMQRPIITP